In Ruminococcaceae bacterium KH2T8, the sequence ACTTCAGGAACTTTGTATTTGTCATCTGATACTGGATCTTCTGGATAAGGGAAGCGTTTGCGTTAGCCTTAAGGGAATCGTAGCAGTATCTGAAGTTGTAGTTGTTGTCTCTGTCAGGCTCACATACGGACTCAGCCTGGATCTGCTCGGGAAGGAGCTCGATATTGAAGTCTGTGTCCTTATGGGAAACTGATGCGAGGTTCTCCTGAACTTCGTCGATGCTCGCACCTACCTTGAGGTAGTAAGAATCATCTCCGACCTTCTTCATATAACGAAGGGATGTGATAGCCTCGGAAAGAACGGCACCCTGACCGCTGTTCTCTGTCTCGAAGAGCTTCTCCCACTGATCCATCGTGATCTTGCTGGGAGAGATCGTTGTATCAACACCAAGTGTGAGCTTTGTGATCTCATCGTCTGTGAAAGCGTCTCTGTACTCACCAGTAGGGTCGATGATAAGAGCCTTCTTCTTTGTGGAGATGACCTTCTCAAGGATAGCAAGACCTGTTGTGGACTTACCACTGTTCGTGGAACCGATACACATAAGGTGACGGTTGAAGAGTGTACTGGGCTTCAAGTAAACATCCGCCTTGGATCTGTCTACGTATGTAGCAAATGCAGGAAGAGGCTGCTCGTTTTCTTTGGATAACTCAAGGGACTGAAGGTAGAGCTGATAGATCTCATCTGTTGCGAGATATACCTTATCGGTAACACCGAGGGACTTAAAGCCTGCAAGCTCGAACTTCTCTGCCGACTCGGACATGAAAGCTACGGAATCGATGCAGACCTCGTGGAAATCCTCATCTGTTCCCTTGCCGTCAAGGATATCCTTACCGGATGCCTTATTCTCGAATACTTCACCGAGGAAAAGACCTTCTGTAGATTCAATGATAACAAAGTAATTAATGGAGTTAGGACGGAATGAGCTGCTGAACTTGCTCCTGTCAGTCATGATCGAATCATTATCGATCTCAGCAATACTGCTGCTTCTGTAAACCTGCGTTATCTTGCCGATGTAGTAGTCCGAAAGATTGACGCCTTTGTAAAGTGCTTCAAGTGTCATTAAGAGCCTCCTGTGTTATCCATTAATACTAAGGGTTCGCGGGGAACCAATTCTCATTATAACCGAAGTGTTATGAAATTGGTAACTTTTTGTGAATAAAATATGAATATATTTTTTCAAGTTTTTCCGACAAATTGTCAAACGAGTTTTAGGAGTGGATCCGAGGAAACCCGAAAACACCTGAAAATACTACGTTTCCCAATTCGTCTCCCTTTCACCGAAAACATCTTATCAAATATGAATTGAAATGTCACCTGCAAAGAGTTCAAAGATTTACCTCTTCACTTTTGGTCTTTTATGCGGTTAGACCAAGTAAACACAAAAACGGGCTCAATTCCTTATTTTTTCTTAAGAAAAGAGCCCGTTTTTTAGAAATTACCTCATTTGAGCTGTAAACAAATTATAATATATGCCTTTATTATTCAGCAGCTCTGCATGTGTACCGATCTCGGCTATGCTGTGACCGTCAATGACCATGATCCTGTCCGCATTCTTCAGGGTCGAGAGCCTGTGTGCGATCGCGAATGTCGTCTTGCCCCTCGTGAGCCTGTCGAGAGCCGTCTGGATCATGAACTCACTCTCCGTATCAAGGCTCGCCGTCGCCTCATCGAGGATCAGGATCTTGGGATCCGTAAGTATCGCCCTGGCGATCGCTATTCTCTGGCGTTCACCGCCAGAGAGCGTATGTCCCTTCTCACCTACATATGTGTTGTAGCCATCGGGGAGTCTGCTTATGAAGTCATGAGCATTGGCGAGCTTAGCGGCCCTGATGATCTCCTCCACCAATGCATCGGGTCTTGAGAACCTGATGTTGTCGATTATCGTACCCGAGAAGAGGAATGTCTCCTGCAGTACGACGCCGAGCTGGGAGTGGTAGGAATTCCTGCTTATCTCCTTCATGTCGACGCCGTCTACGAGTATCCTTCCGTCGTCGGTCTCATAGAGCCTCATCAGGAGATTGATGAGGGTCGACTTACCGGTACCCGACGCTCCGACGATACCGATCATCTCGCCCGGCTTTATCACGGCATTGATATCCGAAAGAACGGGCTGGTAAGACTTGTAGCCGAATGTCGCATGGTCGAAAGTGATCTCACCCTTGATATCAACTTCCTGAAGCTTAGCGGGATCCTCTTCCCTGACTTCCTGAGCGAGGACATCGTAGATACGCTCGAGGCAGCTCGTAAGTCTCGAGAATTCTCTCGGGAGCCTGTCGAGCCAGCCGACGTAAGCGAAGAGTAGGATCGTATAGGAGATGAACTGGTAAAGCTCACCTGCCGACATCTTCTGAGCGAAGACATCCCTGCCTCCGAAGTAGACTACGATGACAAGACCCATACCCATGATCGAGCTGATGACAAGATCGTTAAATGCCCAGTAGCGGTCATTCCTCTGCTGGACAAACGCGAGGCCGTTCGATAAGAGCTTGAACCTTCCGGACTCACGCGACTCCTTGCCATAGCTCTTTACTACTCGCATACCCGAGAGGACATCCTGAAGGTCGCTCGAGACATCGTCGTTCTTTTTAAACTGCAGATGATAGATCCTTCCGATAGTCTTCTGAAAGTGAAACATCAGTACCGATACGATGGGTACCAGCACGAGTGTCATCAGCGCGAGCTTCAGATTGATGACGAGCATGAAGATGACATCCCATATGAAGATAAAGAGGATGGCGAAGAGATTACAGAATATATCTGCCATGAATCCGCTTACGAACTTTGTATCTTCGGTGATCCTGTTAAGGAGCTCGCCGGGTCTTCTTTCGTTTATGAACCTCAAGGGGAGCTTTTGGTATTTCTCGAAGAGCTGCTTTCGAAGGTCACCTGCGATCTTGGCACCGAGGCGCGCCGAGAGGTTGCTCTTCGTGACATTTATTATGACTATGCTGACACTTAATGCGAACATGAGTCCTAAATACATAAATGCCGTCTTGAGGCTGCCGTCCTTTTGAAGGACATTGTTTATGAGATTCTTCTGCACTTCGGGGTTAAGGAGAGTCGCAATGGCTACCAGGACCATCGTGAGAAATACTCCGAAGAAATCCTTCTTATAGCTCATGACGAGCTTAACGAAGACTCCGAAATGGCTTCCCTTGCCCGAGCACTTCGGGCACTCGCTCGTTCCCGGGATAACGTGTCCGCAGTGAGGGCAGATCTTTTCGTATTCGCTGCTCTCAACTTCTTCGAACCTTCCCGATATGAGAATGTTGATTCCTCTTGCCACATAGGCATAGCGGCTCAGATGCTTCGCCGAATAATGAGCGAGGATCCTGCCCGTACCCATATCGTCTACGGTGAGGATACCGCTGCCGACGCCGGGCTCAGCCTTCGCCTTACTCAGCGCGCTGATCTCATATGTCTTTATCTTATCTCCGCTTATCACGCAGACCTTGCGGGTCGTGACAACGAGGAATCTGTCATCTGTCCAGTTACCGTCATCATCAAGATCGATCGGTACCGCGTAGTAGATCCTTTCGTCGCCCGAAAGCTCTATGAGCTTTTCTGCCTGAGGCGGAAGTTCATAACGTAATATCATATAAAGTACATCACGATTTACAGGAACAAATCGAGCATCCTCCTTTCCTTCTGGGACAGCTGATCTACATCCCTTATTTCAAAGCGGTTCTCATCAACGTCCATGATGATGAGTCTCGTATCGGAAAGCTTCGTTACCGCATTGGATCCCATGTTGATCGCGAACTTACACTCGCCCTTATCGGTCATTACATGAAAGTATGCGTATCCGTACTTATCCTTGATCTTAAAGATCTTGCTGATCACGGGCGTAAAGTAGCAGAGATTGAGCTGATGCTCGATGAGCTTTTGAGTCTCCTCGGACATCTTCTCGAGGTCCTCGATGATACCGATCTCCCTGTTGCCGTTATCGTGCTCTCTTACCGAGATATACTTGTTGGCATCGGAGAAAGGAAAGAGCCTAACTACCTTTACCCTGTCGTAGAACTTCCCGTCATTTTCCAGACTCAGGAAACCGCCTTCTGTCTGAGTAAATCTTGCCTTATCCGTGATAAGATGCGTGGCAGTCATTTCCTCTGCACGCTTCTCATACATATCTATCGTTGCATTGTCTGACATGTTTCCCTCCTGTATTTCCGTTAAAAATCCATGTTGAGCGACATGGCCTTGTTCTGAAGCTCCAAGAGATTATGGTAGATACCATTCTCCAGAGCATTGAGTTCTTCTTCGGTTCCTTCCTCTACGATCCTGCCGCCGTCAATGACGATCAGCCTGTCCGCATCACGAAGAGTAGAGAGCCTGTGTGCGATCGAGAGCGTCGTCCTGCCCTGAACGAGATACTTAAGGGAATGCTGGATAGCCTTCTCCGTCTCAGTATCAACACTCGCCGTTGCCTCATCGAGGATCAGGATCTTGGGATCCGCAAGTATCGCCCTCGCGATGGAGATTCGCTGCTTTTCTCCGCCCGAGAGATCCTTACCCGAAGATCCGATGATCGTATCGTATCCGTCGGGGAGCTTTGAGATAAACTCATGCGCACTTGCGAGCTTTGCCGCACGGATGATATCAGCTCTTGTCGCATCCTCATTACCGTAAGCGATATTCTTCGCTACCGATCCCATGAAGATATACGTATCCTGCGATACCATCGCAACGTTGCGCCTCAGGTCCGTAAGAGCCAAATCCTTTACGTCAGTGCCGTCGATCTTTATCGATCCTTCGTTAACGTCGTAGAGCCTCGAGATCAGGTTAACGAGAGTCGACTTACCCGCGCCGGACCTTCCGACGATACCGAGCATCTCGCCCTCTTTGATCTTGATGTTGATCTCCTTAAGGACAGGTCTTCCGACCCTGTAGCCGAATGTAACATTGTTAAGCTCGATCTCACCCCTCGGAGCAGTGAGCCTTACAGGGTCTTCCTTCTCGCGGATCTCCGGGATCGCGTCTATGATCTCGAACAATCTCTCCGCGGAATTGATGCTGTCCGACCACATCCTGAATACCCATGAGAAGAAGTTCATGGGACCGTTGAGCTGAGCAACATATCCTACGAAAGTGATCAGAACGCCGAGCTCGATCTCGTGAGTCTTAAGGACAAAGAATACACCGATGAGCCAGATCCAGATGCTCGATACTTCCTGCACCATGTTATAGAGGATCGCGAACCTGTTACGAAGCTTTACGATATTGATCTCTGCTTCGCGGAGGTTATCGCTCGGATGCTCGAATCTCCTGATCTCGTTATCCTGCTGACCGAAAGCTTTTACGACTCTCGCGCCCGTGAGGTTGTCGTTGGCTCTTCCTGTTACCGCCTTCTCGGCACGGTGTCTCTTACCTGACAATGTCCAAAGTCCGGGCCTGAGCTTTACCGTCATGAATACAAGGAGCGGCAGGAGTATGCACGCGATGAGCGCCATCTTCCAGTTGAGCCTGTACATCACCGTAAAGGTCACGATGATCGTTATGCTGTGAACGAATATCATCGGAAGTCCGTCGATAAAGAATTCACGTACGCGATCCGAATCACTCAAGACTCTCGTCATGAGACCACCCGTCTGCTTGTTGACGAAGAAGTTTAATGAGAGCTTGCTCATTGCATCGAATACGTCAGTCCTGATATCGTGCGACATGCGGCTCGCGACTCTCGCCATGACGAATATCTGAAGATAGTTCGACAGGCTCTGGATGAGTCTTGCCAAAACCATTACGATCGCAACGACTAGGAGCGCCGTTATGAACTGTCCCGCGAGACCGAACCTTCCGAGGAAATCATCATCCTTCGCGATTATGTGATCGAACAGGACTTTACCCGTAAGGTAAGGCCAAGCGATATTGACCGCACCCGAAACAAGGTAAGTCAGGAAAAGAAGTGCGACCTGCGTCTTATAACGAAGGAAGTACTTGAGCGTCCTTCCGAAGATCGACCGCTTGCTCTTCTTCTGTTCTTCGAGCTCGGTATCCTCCTCATCCTTCTCTTCCTTTTCCTCCGCGGCCGTGAGCTCACCGCCGTGAAGATAGGTCTTGAGTTTCCTGAAGAGTACGTTCATCTCCTGCTGATATCTGTTCGTAAATGCAGCGATGTTGATGAACTCTCCCGAATATTCTCCACATAAAACATTCGACCCGATAAAACTATCGAGTCGGATGTGAGCAAGCTTATCAAGTTCGTAAACGGCGATCTCATAATCGCCCGGTTCTTCATCGACAAGATCATCGTCTCTGTCCGCACCTCGAAAGTAATTGATCGTTCCCGCAGGGAGTGTCATTGTCAGAACTCCGAGCTTGTCCTTGGTGACTGCGATATACCCCTTAATGTAATTCCCGTCAAAGGAAAGGTCGATCGGAGATGACAGGAGAATATCGTTTTCGGAAATGTTAAGATCCTGAAGTCTGTTCAGAGCTTTTGTAGTCAGTTTTACTTCATTCATATATCTGTATCCCCTTTCATTTTAATACCACTTTATTCGCTTTGAAATTTTGAATAATGAAACCGATAGTAGCACTCATGAAAATTAATATCAATAGGATATTTTACTTTTCTTGTTATAATGCAAAAAATTCTTCGGTTTCCTCAGTAAGATGTTGAAAATTTGTCAGCTTTTCCACGCGACAATATCGCGATAATGCTTCCGAGTTTCCGAGGTGCGAGACAGCCGCAGTTCACACATGTCTACTATTTGCTGTTTGTGTACACCTTTTGCGAAGCGGCTGTTCCCACAACTTTGTTTTTTGACGATTGTTTGAACCTTTTTACCCGCTTGAGTTCCCACAACTCTCGAATTCCCGACTTGTTTACACTAAGCACGGCAGAATGGTTCACACATTTCAAAATATCAGCCTTTGTTTGAGCTTTTAACAGCCGAATGGTTCAAACATTTTGGAAATCCCGCACTTGTGTGAATCGGCGCCATAGAAAAGGTGTAAACAATCTCTCGAAATCGCATTTGTGGGAACCGCAGGTCTCGCCGCCACAGCAAGTGATCCGCCTCCATGTCGGCCGCCGCTTTTAACATAACTCATCTTTCAGAAGATTCTTTGAAAGATTTTCGTGGTCCCGTTTAACAGAAGATCATTTATCGCTAATTCTGTAAAAAAACAGCATGATATTTTTAACAGAATTATGTATTACGAAGATTACGTTAAATAAATCGTATTGAAAAACGACGTTTCTTACGACTTTTCACGAGCGCGCGGGCGGAGTCACCAAATCGGTCACTGAGAAGCTTCACCGGTGACCATTTTGGTGATTTTTGACCATTAGTCACCAAATCGGTCACTGAAAACCCGCTCTGGTGACCGATTCTGCGAATCCTTCATTTTTCGCCAAATTAGTCACCTATCTGAAAACAGGTGACGGAATCAGCGACTTTTGGCCCGCCGCTGTTCCACCGCTGATTCGTTAGCAGACATCGGCAGCAAGCATATCTGCTTTGAGCTATACTACATACATGAGGTGGCGATCATGAACGAATACTTAAAGAATGCAAACAGGATCGAATTTGTTATCACGCTGGCGTGCACGGGAAAGTGCAAGCACTGCTCCGAGGGCGACCACACCGGCTTCAGCGAGCACATAGATACGGATACTGCGGTAAAGACAGTCCGCGCCCTCTGCGAGAACTACGACATCACGTCGCTCATGACTTTCGGCGGCGAGCCTCTGCTCTACCCCGACACTGTATGCGCGATCCACAGCGAAGCGACAAAGCTCAATATCACTCACCGACAGCTCATAACGAACGGCTACTTTTCCAAGGATTATAAGAAGATCGAAGAGACGGCGGCGCGACTTGTAAACGCAGGCGTCAACGATCTCCTCTTATCAGTCGATGCTTTTCATCAGGAGACGATCCCGCTCGCACCCGTTAAGCATTTCGCCGAGTGCCTCAGAGAAACTCCGATCAGCGTAAGATTCTCCCCCGCATGGCTCGTGAGCCGCGAAGACGATAATCCTTATAACAACAGGACGCGCGAGATACTTCGCGAGCTCGACTACCTGGGATTCCCGACAGGCGAAGGCAACGTCATATTCCCGAGCGGCAATGCGATCAAGTATCTTAGCGAATATCTTGGCGACACCACAAAAGAGTATTCTCCCTACGAGGAAGACCCGACCGATATCAGATCGTTCTCCTTCGGACCTGACGGTTCGGTCGACATGCTCGGCGGCAACATCTATACGGACGATATCTTAAAGCTCGCCGAAGCCTATATTCCCAAAAGATAAAATATTATTGAACGAACCCGATGACCTGGTGTACTATTCAACCATATATGTATATGGTTAGGAGAAGAAGAGTATGTTATTTGCGTTGGCGTTGATCCCGGTTATCGCACTGTTGATCTTTATCTATTTAAAAGACAAGAAGGAAAAGGAACCCATCGGACTTCTGATCGGACTTTTCTTCGCAGGAATGGCTACCAGCATCACGGCGATCATCGGCGAAGCGATCGGCCAGGCTATCCTTAATGCCGTCTTCTATTACGAGTCGATCTTAAAGGCACTGATCCTCGCGATCTTCATAGTAGGTCCCGCCGAGGAGCTCGGTAAGTATCTCGTCTTAAGGCTCATCACATGGAAGAGCAAGCACTATAACTACAGCTACGACGCTATCGTTTATGCGGTATTCGTATCCCTCGGATTCGCCTGCATCGAGAATGTCGGATATGTATTCTCCTCCGGTCTTAGCACGGCACTGCTTCGTATGTTCACGGCAGTTCCGGGACACGCTTGCTTCGCGGTATTCATGGGTTACTTCTACAGCAAGGCAAAGTATGCAAAGGTCACGAATAATAAGAGCGCATATACATCGAACCTCATCCTGTCCATGGTCGCACCGATCCTGGTACACGGATTCTACGACGGTATCCTCTTCGCCGGAAGATCATCGGGCGAAGATGTCATTACGGGACTTGCCGTACTCCTCTGGATTGGCTACGTCATCGCGATGTTCGTCGTATCTTTCATCATCGTATTCAAAGCATCCAAGAACGACTTCTGCATCATCACTCTCCCGGGCGAAGTCCAGACAGTATACAAGCCCAGCATAGTTGGAAGCTGGACTTGCAGTTGCGGAACTATCAATTACCTGAACTTCTGCGGACAGTGCGGAAAGCAACGCCCCATCGATACGACATGGACCTGCCCCACATGCGGAACTCTCTGTGCATTTAATTTCTGCGGAAAGTGCGGATGTGCAAAGCCTTCGTCCTCTGCTCAGCCGGCAGCAGCTCAGGCTCCGGTAACGACCATAGCCGCACCCTCGAGCAACATAGAGTAACAGAGCAAGTTACAGCTTATCAGTTACCGTAATTCTCGGTGATCTCCTTGCATCTTGCACGGAAATCGATATTAAGTCTTCTCAGGCGATACGAAAGTATACGAAGGATCAACGTGATCTTATCAGGGCTCGTGGCAAATACTGCCTCGAGCTCTTCTTTTCGGATGGTCTCGATGAGCGTATCTCCGAAAGCGGTCACTGCCGACAGCTCCCTGGCTTCTTCATTAACAAGTCCCGTCTCACCGAATACGGATACGGACTTCAAGTCAGTGTACAGCACATCAGTTCCCGCTCCGATGAAGAGGTTGACGTTACCGTCGTGAAGGATATAGATGGCGTCGCTCGGATCACCTGCCTTATAGATAACCGATCCGCCGCTATATGTCTCGACATTATGCTCGCCCGTCCTGTAGATGCTCTCGTAAAGTTGACGGATGGGATCTTCCTTAGGCTCAGAGATCTCGACCTTGTTAGCCTGATAAAGATCCATATGCTTCTTTATCTTTGAAAAGAGAGACTGCTTCTTGCCTGCATCGGCTTCGCGAAGATTGTTCAGGAGAGCCTCGGACTCGTTAAAGTCATTAGTCATTGCCTGGATCTTATTACCGAGGTGGTTTATGAGCTCGACGATGACATCGGGATTCTCGGTCATGAATTCATTAAGCTCACCCTCGGGTATCTCGATCGCACGAACCGTACCTCTGGCAACTACCGTCGCACTTCTCTGGCACTCTTCAAAGATCGCCATCTCTCCGAAGTAGTCACCTTCGTTCAAAACTGCAAGACGGAAAGGATCGCTCGTATCATGATCGGTGATGACATCGGCACTTCCCTCTACGAGGCGGAATAAGCTCCTGCCCATGTCACCTTCTTTTACGATAACGTCACCATTGTTGAAAGTTTTTACAACTAAGCC encodes:
- a CDS encoding Membrane proteinase PrsW, cleaves anti-sigma factor RsiW, M82 family, with protein sequence MLFALALIPVIALLIFIYLKDKKEKEPIGLLIGLFFAGMATSITAIIGEAIGQAILNAVFYYESILKALILAIFIVGPAEELGKYLVLRLITWKSKHYNYSYDAIVYAVFVSLGFACIENVGYVFSSGLSTALLRMFTAVPGHACFAVFMGYFYSKAKYAKVTNNKSAYTSNLILSMVAPILVHGFYDGILFAGRSSGEDVITGLAVLLWIGYVIAMFVVSFIIVFKASKNDFCIITLPGEVQTVYKPSIVGSWTCSCGTINYLNFCGQCGKQRPIDTTWTCPTCGTLCAFNFCGKCGCAKPSSSAQPAAAQAPVTTIAAPSSNIE
- a CDS encoding ATP-binding cassette, subfamily B, coding for MNEVKLTTKALNRLQDLNISENDILLSSPIDLSFDGNYIKGYIAVTKDKLGVLTMTLPAGTINYFRGADRDDDLVDEEPGDYEIAVYELDKLAHIRLDSFIGSNVLCGEYSGEFINIAAFTNRYQQEMNVLFRKLKTYLHGGELTAAEEKEEKDEEDTELEEQKKSKRSIFGRTLKYFLRYKTQVALLFLTYLVSGAVNIAWPYLTGKVLFDHIIAKDDDFLGRFGLAGQFITALLVVAIVMVLARLIQSLSNYLQIFVMARVASRMSHDIRTDVFDAMSKLSLNFFVNKQTGGLMTRVLSDSDRVREFFIDGLPMIFVHSITIIVTFTVMYRLNWKMALIACILLPLLVFMTVKLRPGLWTLSGKRHRAEKAVTGRANDNLTGARVVKAFGQQDNEIRRFEHPSDNLREAEINIVKLRNRFAILYNMVQEVSSIWIWLIGVFFVLKTHEIELGVLITFVGYVAQLNGPMNFFSWVFRMWSDSINSAERLFEIIDAIPEIREKEDPVRLTAPRGEIELNNVTFGYRVGRPVLKEINIKIKEGEMLGIVGRSGAGKSTLVNLISRLYDVNEGSIKIDGTDVKDLALTDLRRNVAMVSQDTYIFMGSVAKNIAYGNEDATRADIIRAAKLASAHEFISKLPDGYDTIIGSSGKDLSGGEKQRISIARAILADPKILILDEATASVDTETEKAIQHSLKYLVQGRTTLSIAHRLSTLRDADRLIVIDGGRIVEEGTEEELNALENGIYHNLLELQNKAMSLNMDF
- a CDS encoding Cyclic nucleotide-binding domain-containing protein, producing the protein MGLVVKTFNNGDVIVKEGDMGRSLFRLVEGSADVITDHDTSDPFRLAVLNEGDYFGEMAIFEECQRSATVVARGTVRAIEIPEGELNEFMTENPDVIVELINHLGNKIQAMTNDFNESEALLNNLREADAGKKQSLFSKIKKHMDLYQANKVEISEPKEDPIRQLYESIYRTGEHNVETYSGGSVIYKAGDPSDAIYILHDGNVNLFIGAGTDVLYTDLKSVSVFGETGLVNEEARELSAVTAFGDTLIETIRKEELEAVFATSPDKITLILRILSYRLRRLNIDFRARCKEITENYGN
- a CDS encoding ATP-binding cassette, subfamily B, whose product is MILRYELPPQAEKLIELSGDERIYYAVPIDLDDDGNWTDDRFLVVTTRKVCVISGDKIKTYEISALSKAKAEPGVGSGILTVDDMGTGRILAHYSAKHLSRYAYVARGINILISGRFEEVESSEYEKICPHCGHVIPGTSECPKCSGKGSHFGVFVKLVMSYKKDFFGVFLTMVLVAIATLLNPEVQKNLINNVLQKDGSLKTAFMYLGLMFALSVSIVIINVTKSNLSARLGAKIAGDLRKQLFEKYQKLPLRFINERRPGELLNRITEDTKFVSGFMADIFCNLFAILFIFIWDVIFMLVINLKLALMTLVLVPIVSVLMFHFQKTIGRIYHLQFKKNDDVSSDLQDVLSGMRVVKSYGKESRESGRFKLLSNGLAFVQQRNDRYWAFNDLVISSIMGMGLVIVVYFGGRDVFAQKMSAGELYQFISYTILLFAYVGWLDRLPREFSRLTSCLERIYDVLAQEVREEDPAKLQEVDIKGEITFDHATFGYKSYQPVLSDINAVIKPGEMIGIVGASGTGKSTLINLLMRLYETDDGRILVDGVDMKEISRNSYHSQLGVVLQETFLFSGTIIDNIRFSRPDALVEEIIRAAKLANAHDFISRLPDGYNTYVGEKGHTLSGGERQRIAIARAILTDPKILILDEATASLDTESEFMIQTALDRLTRGKTTFAIAHRLSTLKNADRIMVIDGHSIAEIGTHAELLNNKGIYYNLFTAQMR
- a CDS encoding 4Fe-4S single cluster domain-containing protein → MNEYLKNANRIEFVITLACTGKCKHCSEGDHTGFSEHIDTDTAVKTVRALCENYDITSLMTFGGEPLLYPDTVCAIHSEATKLNITHRQLITNGYFSKDYKKIEETAARLVNAGVNDLLLSVDAFHQETIPLAPVKHFAECLRETPISVRFSPAWLVSREDDNPYNNRTREILRELDYLGFPTGEGNVIFPSGNAIKYLSEYLGDTTKEYSPYEEDPTDIRSFSFGPDGSVDMLGGNIYTDDILKLAEAYIPKR